The genomic segment CGGCAGCGGGGGTAAATCGCACGTACTATGGACACTCGATATCATAAACGAAGTGTTGGCAGAACATAAAATCACTAACCTAAAGCAGGCGATTATCTGGGCAGATATCCCAAAAGACATTATTCGCGAAAACATGAAGCAGGGCAAGGTGACACCGCTTGGCGATTCGGTACCCCAACTTACCGAAGACGCGTTGGAGCAGACAACGGGTGTGGTAGCGCAGATGGGGATGGAGCCCATTTTGGAGGCACTCGAAAATGGTGCACAGCTGATTATTTGCGGCAGAGCATACGACCCATCGCCCTTTGCAGCAGCAGGGGTGTTTGCAGGGTTTGATGAGGCACTTGCTTACCATCTGGGTAAGGTGCTGGAATGCGGCGCATTGTGCTGTGAACCCGGCACAACCAAAGATTGTATGATGGGCGTTTTGTATGAGGATTGCTTTGAGGTTTACCCCACCAACCACACCCGCAAATGCACTACCGTCAGCGTAGCAGCACATACGTTTTATGAAAAAGATCACCCCTACATATTGCATGGCCCGGGAGTGGTACTGGACTTGAAAAATTGCGAATTTACCGATTGCGGCGCAGGGCGTGTTCGCGTCAGCGGCAGTAAAATGAAAAAGACGCCTGTGTACCAAATCAAACTGGAAGGTGCGCGACGGGTTGCGTACCGAACCTTTGTGGTTGCAGGTATACGAGACCCATTGCTTATCGACAAGGTTGAAGAAGTAGAAGAACAGGTGAAAAACAGCGTGATGAACCAATTCAGTGAAATCCCGCGCGGCAGTTATCAAATCAACTTTTACAACTATGGCAAAAACGGGGTAATGGGCACGTTGGAGCCACACAACACAGCAGGGCACGAAATTGGTGTGCTGTTTGAGGTGATTGCCCAAACTCAAAGTGAAGCATCTGCATTGTGCAGTGCGGTGCGCTCTACCTTTATGCATTACGGTTATGAGGGCAGAAAATCCACAGCAGGTAATTTGGCATTTCCGTTTGCACCAAGCGACGTCGAATTTGGTGCCGTGTACGAATTTTCGGTATATCATTTGATGGAAACAGCGGATGCCAAAGCATTGTTCCCCATTGAATACAGCTTAAGATAGGAGGCACAGCCAATGGATAGATTGGTTGATTTGGCAAAAGTATTGAGAAGTAAAAACAGCGGCCCGTTTGAAATAACCTTGGATGTGCTGTTTGATAAACCTGAGAATTACCGCAGGGTGGCAGACAGCGGAGTCATCAATATAGATACCATCTGCAAGCTTTACCAGTTAAAGCCGAAAGATATCTGCGGAATTGTTTTTTTTGAAAAAGGATTGGGAATCAAGATAACATATAACAGAGCAGTTTCTTCGGGCACTTGCTGCGACCGCGATGTTTACGGTGCACAGCAGCATGCCCCGCTCATGGATATATTGATTCCGTAAGGAGGAGTATTATGACACTTACAAAATCAAATAAGCCTCCCAAGGTAAAGCTGAATCCGCAAAAGCTGTGGCGGCAGGTGCGCGCGGATAAGGTGTTGTATTTGATGCTGGCGCCCACGATTTTATATTTTATTATATTCCGACTGTGGCCTATTCTTGGTATGAGGCTGGCATTTTACAACTACAAGGCACGCGGACCATGGACTTTTGCGGGGCTAAAATATTTTAAAATGATATTTAAAACCTCTGCATTCGGCGAAATTCTTTCCAATACACTTATCATCAGTTTTATGAAGTATATCCTGTTGTTCCCGCTTTTTGTTTTGTTTGCTATTTTGCTCAATGAACTAAGAGTAGGAGTATTTCGCAAATATGTACAGGTAATTTCTTATTTACCGCACTTTTTGTCGTGGGTGGTTATTGCAGGCATTTGGATTTCTGCACTGTCGCCTTCATCGGGTGCAGTAAACCAAATTCTTGGCATCTTCCATATTCCCGCAGTTGATTTTATGACAGACAAAACAAAGATACGCTGGATTTTGATGTTGTCGGAGGCATGGAGAAGTATCGGTTGGGATTCGATTTTTTATTTTACCGCGATTCTAAATATTTCGCCTAGCCTTTACGAAGCCGCCGAAATTGACGGTGCCAATCGCATCAATATTATTAAATCAATTATACTGCCTGCTTTGATTACACCCATGATTACCATGTTTATTTTAAACCTTGGTTTCTTCCTCAATGCGGGTTTTGACCAAGTACTGAACTTTTCGAACGATGCAGTGCTCAGCTCGGTAGATATTTTGGATACCTACATCTACCGTATTGGTATTCAAAACGCACAATATTCGCTTGCAACCGCAGTGAGCTTGATTAAGGGTGTAGTGGGCGTTTTGCTTGTTTTGTGTACCCATTTGCTCTCGAAAAAAATCACAGGAAAGGGTGTGTGGTAGCATTGAAACGGTACAAAAAGTATACCTTTGCTCAAATTGTTTTAATGATCGTTTTGGGTGCCATCACACTTACCATGATTGTACCTTTGCTCAATATATTGGCACGTTCTCTTTCCAGTCCCGAGGCATCCGTTTCTATGAGCGGGCTGGAGATTCTCCCAAAAGATTTTGACCTCATCAATTACCGTATCGTGTTTAGCCACCCTGTGCTTATGCCCGCACTGTGGAACTCCATTGTAATCACCGTGGTGGGTACGGCAATTAACATTCTGCTTACCACCACTGCGGCGTATGTACTCACAAGGCCAAAACTTGCATTCAAAAAACCCATTATGGTGTTTTTGATTATTATGATGCTGTTTGAACCGGGGCTTGTTCCCGAATATCTTGTCATTAAAGATTTGGGGTTGATGGGCAGCAAATGGTCGGTAATTTTGCTCACCGCTGTGAACGTTTACTACCTGATTATTATGATGCGTTATTTTGAAGAAGTTCCCGTATCTATTTACGAGGCAGCAACCATTGACGGAGCAGGACATTTACGTATGCTGTTTTCCATCGTGTTTCCGCTTTCCAAAGCCGGTATTGCAACCATCACGATGTTTTATGCCGTAGTGCGTTGGAACGAATATTTCAAAGCAAGCATCTATCTTACCAAGGCAAAGGATACGGTGCTGCAAGTGATTTTGCGCCAGTTCGTCGTTCTTGGCGATACTGTGTCGATTGTAGGGCAGCAGAACCTGTACAACTACAACGACTTAGCACGGATTGACTACAATGCACTCAAGGGTGCCACCATTATTGTGGCGATTATTCCAATTTTGTTACTCTACCCCATTGTTCTGAAGTACTATGCAAAAGACGTAATGGGCGGAGGAGTAAAAGAATAAAAAAGCAAACACAAAGTATAAGGAGGATTTTTAGATGAACCGTTTGATTAGTCTTATTCTCGCAGTACTCATGGTTTTAGCGCTGTTTGCAGGTTGCGGCTCTAAGCAAGGAGCCCCCTCGCAATCAACACCGGAGGCATCCGGCGAAACGTCGGCGACCGAACCTGCAAAAATCGGTACACCCGAAGAACCTGTAACCGTCACTTATCTTTGCAAAGACGTTGTTCCTACCGAAGAAAATGTAATAGAGCTTGT from the Hydrogenoanaerobacterium saccharovorans genome contains:
- a CDS encoding acyclic terpene utilization AtuA family protein — protein: MRKCFKILSPCGILGYGFPTESFESGLNDCPDAIIVDAGSTDAGPHKLGANTAIVSRQACKKDLERLITAGVKHKIPVIIGSAGGSGGKSHVLWTLDIINEVLAEHKITNLKQAIIWADIPKDIIRENMKQGKVTPLGDSVPQLTEDALEQTTGVVAQMGMEPILEALENGAQLIICGRAYDPSPFAAAGVFAGFDEALAYHLGKVLECGALCCEPGTTKDCMMGVLYEDCFEVYPTNHTRKCTTVSVAAHTFYEKDHPYILHGPGVVLDLKNCEFTDCGAGRVRVSGSKMKKTPVYQIKLEGARRVAYRTFVVAGIRDPLLIDKVEEVEEQVKNSVMNQFSEIPRGSYQINFYNYGKNGVMGTLEPHNTAGHEIGVLFEVIAQTQSEASALCSAVRSTFMHYGYEGRKSTAGNLAFPFAPSDVEFGAVYEFSVYHLMETADAKALFPIEYSLR
- a CDS encoding DUF4387 domain-containing protein; translated protein: MDRLVDLAKVLRSKNSGPFEITLDVLFDKPENYRRVADSGVINIDTICKLYQLKPKDICGIVFFEKGLGIKITYNRAVSSGTCCDRDVYGAQQHAPLMDILIP
- a CDS encoding ABC transporter permease, whose protein sequence is MTLTKSNKPPKVKLNPQKLWRQVRADKVLYLMLAPTILYFIIFRLWPILGMRLAFYNYKARGPWTFAGLKYFKMIFKTSAFGEILSNTLIISFMKYILLFPLFVLFAILLNELRVGVFRKYVQVISYLPHFLSWVVIAGIWISALSPSSGAVNQILGIFHIPAVDFMTDKTKIRWILMLSEAWRSIGWDSIFYFTAILNISPSLYEAAEIDGANRINIIKSIILPALITPMITMFILNLGFFLNAGFDQVLNFSNDAVLSSVDILDTYIYRIGIQNAQYSLATAVSLIKGVVGVLLVLCTHLLSKKITGKGVW
- a CDS encoding carbohydrate ABC transporter permease gives rise to the protein MVALKRYKKYTFAQIVLMIVLGAITLTMIVPLLNILARSLSSPEASVSMSGLEILPKDFDLINYRIVFSHPVLMPALWNSIVITVVGTAINILLTTTAAYVLTRPKLAFKKPIMVFLIIMMLFEPGLVPEYLVIKDLGLMGSKWSVILLTAVNVYYLIIMMRYFEEVPVSIYEAATIDGAGHLRMLFSIVFPLSKAGIATITMFYAVVRWNEYFKASIYLTKAKDTVLQVILRQFVVLGDTVSIVGQQNLYNYNDLARIDYNALKGATIIVAIIPILLLYPIVLKYYAKDVMGGGVKE